Within the Thermosynechococcus sichuanensis E542 genome, the region GCCATTTTGATGCTGTTGGCTGATCCGTTGATTCAACTCATCGCCCCCGGTGCCAGTCCAGACATTCAAGCCTTAGCCGCAGAGCAGTTTCGGATTATGGCGCCCTTGGCGGTGCTCTCGGGTTTGATTGGCATTGGCTTTGGCACGCTCAACGCTGCCGATCAGTACTGGCTGCCTTCCATTAGTCCCCTGCTGTCTAGTTTGGCGGTGATTATTGGCATTTGGTTCTTTGCCGATCAATTTGGCCCAGCGGTGCTGGCTTGGGGAACCCTAGCCGGAGGGGTATTGCAATGGCTCGTCCAAATTCCTGCCCAATGGCAAGCCGGCATGGGTACCTTGCGCTTGCGTTTTGATCTCAATCGTCCTGAGGTGCGGGAGTTAATTCAACTCATGGGGCCTGCTACCCTATCCTCGGGCATGCTCTTGATCAGCGTGTATATCAGTCTCTTCTTTGCCTCCCAGTTGCCGGTGGGTGCTGCCTCGGCCTTGAGTTACTCCCAGCTCCTATTCCTGACGCCCTTGGGGATTCTCTCCAATGTGATCCTTGTGCCCTATATGCCCATTTTTTCAAAGTTGGCACAACCCGAACATTGGCCAGACCTTAAGGAACGCATTCGCCAGAGCTTGGTACTCACGGCCTTGAGTATGATGCCCCTCGGTGGCATGATGGCGGCTTTGGCATTGCCGGCAGTGCGGGTGGTCTATGAGCGGCGTGCCTTTGATTTTCAGGCTTCCCAACTCGTAGCGGCACTGTTGTTGGTCTATGCCATTGGCATGTTTTTCTACCTTGCCCGCGATGTCATTGTGCGGGTCTTTTATGCCCTAGAAGATGGCCGTACCCCCCTCTACATCACCCTCTGGGGACTGGGATTTAATGCCCTCTTTTGCTTTTTCTTTACCCAAGCTTTTGGCGCTGTCGGGTTGGCCATGGCCACGGTGGGGGTGAATACCGTATCGTTTATTGCCCTGACTTGGATTTTGCACCGTCGTTTGGGGGGGCTGCCTTGGGGGGAGCTAATGGTGCCCTTGGGGGGAATTGCCCTAGCGAGTGTTCTCAGTGGGGGGGCAGGTTGGGGTGCTCTTAAGGGACTGGAATTGCTCTGGGGGCGGGAAGGCTTGGGGGTGCAACTGTTGCAGTTGGCGATCGCCGGCAGTGTCAGCCTGATTGTTTTTGCAGCGGCTATCTCCCCCCTGAATCTGCCAGAACTGGACTTTTTCTTGAGCAAAGTGCGGCGGTTTTTGCCCAAGCGCTACCAGTAGTGGATTGCCGTAGTATGCTAGAAAACCGTCCCAATCCATGATCTGTTTGGGCGATCGCCCACCTTGAATTGAAAATTCAAACTTTACCTGCATCTGCCGTGGAGTACACCATGAAAGTTGTTTGTTCACAATCGGTTCTCAGTAGTAAGCTTGCTCCCTTGAGTCGCGTTGCTCCTAGCAATCCGTCGCACCCGATTTTGGCGAATATTCTGCTGCAAGCTGAGGGTGGCCGCCTCGGACTTTCCGTCTTTGATCTCAGTTTGGGGATGCAAATCTGGCTCGATGCAGAGGTGAAAGTGCCGGGGGCGATTACCGTTTCCGCCAAGCTCTTTAGTGAGATGGTATCGCGGATGCCCAACCGTGATATAGAAATCACAGCGGAAGATACGCGGGTAATCCTCGACTATGGCAGCGGCTTTTTCGAGATTCAGGGGATGAGGGCTGAGGAATTTCCTGCATTGCCGACGTTAGAGGATGTGACACCGGTAACTTTGACGGCAGAGGCGTTGCGGCGGGGCCTGCAGGGGAGTTTGTTTGCGGCCAGTACCGATGAAACCAAGCAAATTCTCACCGGGTTGCACGTGACCTTTGAAGTGGATCGCTTGGAGTTTGCCGCTACCGATGGCCACCGCCTTGCCGTTACCGTAACGGAACAGCCTGTGCCAGAAGCCCTCTCGCCGATTACGATTCCGGCAAAATCCCTCAAGGATCTAGAGCGGCTGATGGCGAAACAAGAGGGAGATGTAGCCCTGCGCTGTGACCCCACCCAAGTGGTGTTTGATATTGGCAACGATGCTCGCATCACCAGCCGTCTGCTAGAGGGGCAGTACCCCAATTACCGCCAACTGATTCCCAAAACCTTTGCTCGTCAAGTCACTGTTGAGCGATCGGCGCTAGCAGATGCCCTAGAACGGGTGGCAATTCTTGCCGCTCAAAAGAATAACGTGGTCAAAATCAACATTGATGCGGATGCCCAAGAACTCAAACTCTCCGCTGAGGCGCCGCAATTGGGAAGTGGGGAAGAGAATGTGCCGGCTCAGATTTCTGGGGAGTCGATGGAGGTGGCCTTCAATGTCAAATATCTTCTCGAAGGACTGAAGGTGATGAATAGCTCAGACGTGCAACTGCAACTCAACGGCGAAACCCAGCCCGCGATCCTTCTCCCCCTTGGAGAAGCACAGATGAAATACTTGGTGATGCCGATTCAAATTCGCGGCTAGCGCAGGAAATTGCTGGTGAGCCAAAAGGTGACGAAAACCCCAACGCCCACCAGTTGATCCACATTGAGGAAGACCCCTGGCAGACCCAGTTGGTAAATGCCCACGGCGATCATCGCGCCCAATATCAAGGCAAGGAGGGTGATCAAAAAGGCACGGCCAAGGCGTTGTTCTTTGCGTTGCAACCATACGAGGTTAAAGCCAACCCCCAGGGACAGCACCAATGCTAAGGTATCTGGGTTCGCTTGAGATAGCCCGATCGCCATCAGAACGGCATAGACCGTTGAGGTAATGGCAATGCCCCGCAGGTTGGGGGTGTCTAACTGTTGCTGCCACCACTGAAGGGCGGGATGATTTGCAATGCGATTTGGCTTCGCTAGCGCCGGTTCATTGAGCTGCTCAGCATAGCGAATGCGCTCGGGCACTTTGATTTTGCCCTCTTGGCGTTGCCGCAGCCGATCCATCAAAATTGCATCGTAGGCTGCTTCAATTTCGGTACGCTGCCGTTCATCCCCCGAATGAGCTGCTAATAGCGCATCCCGCGCTTCCTTGATTTGTTCGAAAGAAGCGTCTTCCGGCACTTGCAGCTTTTCGTAGGGGTTGTCACTCATGGCAAATTGATCTTTGTTCATTGGCCATTCTTAGGGGCAGTATCAACAGCGGACTGAAGGCTACCCTACAGCTTTAACAACGCCGCACTTTTCCAAAGAGCCAATCTTGCTCGTTCGCACGGATAGCAGAGAAAAACGCTGTAGCACAATCGCCTTCCCTCAAATTCTAGCGACTTCCTAGGGAAAACGAGAGAAAGTGGCGCCCAAAGGGATGCAACCGCCTAAATTGTAACAAATTATTTACTTTCGAGATTTTTAATGATTCTTTACATCAATGTGGGCGATCGCCCCCTAGGAGAAAAGTTTCTTTTTTCAGATTGCCTTTGGCGCGATCGCTAGGCAGACAAACTTTCGCTTTGGGTTCAATTGGTCAGGGGATGACTTAGGGAGGGCAAATTTTTGTATTTTTGTTTTATTTAACTAAAAAATTAACAGTAAAAAACTGAAAAACAAGTTTTCAGCTAACCACTAGCTTC harbors:
- the murJ gene encoding murein biosynthesis integral membrane protein MurJ, translated to MEKKSRSLAHIATIVAVATLLSKVAGLVRQQAIAAEFGVGAAVDAYSYAYVIPGFLFVLLGGINGPFHSSIISVVLKQPPEKAAPLVETITTVVGALLLVLTAILMLLADPLIQLIAPGASPDIQALAAEQFRIMAPLAVLSGLIGIGFGTLNAADQYWLPSISPLLSSLAVIIGIWFFADQFGPAVLAWGTLAGGVLQWLVQIPAQWQAGMGTLRLRFDLNRPEVRELIQLMGPATLSSGMLLISVYISLFFASQLPVGAASALSYSQLLFLTPLGILSNVILVPYMPIFSKLAQPEHWPDLKERIRQSLVLTALSMMPLGGMMAALALPAVRVVYERRAFDFQASQLVAALLLVYAIGMFFYLARDVIVRVFYALEDGRTPLYITLWGLGFNALFCFFFTQAFGAVGLAMATVGVNTVSFIALTWILHRRLGGLPWGELMVPLGGIALASVLSGGAGWGALKGLELLWGREGLGVQLLQLAIAGSVSLIVFAAAISPLNLPELDFFLSKVRRFLPKRYQ
- the dnaN gene encoding DNA polymerase III subunit beta, whose translation is MKVVCSQSVLSSKLAPLSRVAPSNPSHPILANILLQAEGGRLGLSVFDLSLGMQIWLDAEVKVPGAITVSAKLFSEMVSRMPNRDIEITAEDTRVILDYGSGFFEIQGMRAEEFPALPTLEDVTPVTLTAEALRRGLQGSLFAASTDETKQILTGLHVTFEVDRLEFAATDGHRLAVTVTEQPVPEALSPITIPAKSLKDLERLMAKQEGDVALRCDPTQVVFDIGNDARITSRLLEGQYPNYRQLIPKTFARQVTVERSALADALERVAILAAQKNNVVKINIDADAQELKLSAEAPQLGSGEENVPAQISGESMEVAFNVKYLLEGLKVMNSSDVQLQLNGETQPAILLPLGEAQMKYLVMPIQIRG
- a CDS encoding CPP1-like family protein — translated: MNKDQFAMSDNPYEKLQVPEDASFEQIKEARDALLAAHSGDERQRTEIEAAYDAILMDRLRQRQEGKIKVPERIRYAEQLNEPALAKPNRIANHPALQWWQQQLDTPNLRGIAITSTVYAVLMAIGLSQANPDTLALVLSLGVGFNLVWLQRKEQRLGRAFLITLLALILGAMIAVGIYQLGLPGVFLNVDQLVGVGVFVTFWLTSNFLR